CACCGTTGCGCCGTACTCCTCGCTCCAGGCCGCCAGATCGTTGTAGAACGCCGAGACCTCCTCGGTTGCCCAGGAAACACACTCGTGTTTGTGGGAGGTGATCGGCTCGTAGCCCGACCCAGACTCCGTCTCGGAAAGCAGGTAGAACTCGAGTTCGCTTCCCACGGTGAACTCGAAATCGACCTCGTCGGGGACGGACTCGAGTACCCGCGCGAGCGCGGTCCGGGGGGCGGCACCGACGAGGCCGCCGCCGTCGACAACGTCACAGAGGACACGGGCCGCGTCGTCACGCCAGGGGAGACGACACGCTGTGTGCGGAAGTGGCCGGAGTCTGCCGTCGCCGTAGTCGATCTCCTCGCCGACGCCGGAGCCCTCGGGGACGGCGTTGCGCGGTGTCTGTGCGAGGAGAAGGAGATTCACCGGAAACCCGGTCTCCCACGAGTCGAGGAAATAGTCGGTGCGTAGCTGTTTGGTACGCGAGATGCCGTTGATGTCTGAAAATTCGACGAAGACGTGGTCGATGTCGGGGTCTGAAAGCAGGTCGAGCATGTGCTCGACGTGGTCGTCGTCGTGCTCACTCGGTGTTGGTTCGGTCGCGTCAGTCATTGGCTCCTCCAGTGTGGGTGGCTCCAGTATGGTGGTGGTGATCGGAGGCGGTCACAGTCGATTCGGCCAGTCGCTGGCATCCCGCCGCAGTGCTGGAATATCGTCGGTGCCCGAAGGTGTCTGCTCCCATTGTCTGTTCGTATCGTCTTCCGTCTCACTCGACCGTATTAAGTCACTCGTTGACACGGGTCACTGCTGACTGTCAGGACCACCGCACACAGCGCTCATCGGAGCGGGGAGTCGTACGCCCCCGGTTCGTCCGCCGGCTTCTCGCCGCGTTTGGCGCTCCAGCGATCGACCGCGAGCCGGTAGACGGCCGTCCGATCGATCGACTCCTCGCTCATCGGCTCGTAATCCTCGCCCGGGGTGAGCTGTGGGGCGAACTTGTCCATGAAGGACTCGAGTATCTCCCGTTTCTCCGCTCGCTCCGTGAGAAGCGAGACCGGGCCGTAGGCGACGACGCTTGCGTATTCGACGGTGAAGTTCACCGGCTCCTCCGCAGGGATGAACCGGCCCATCTCGCTCGTCGTGAAACAGGCCTGTGGCTCGTCGGTACTCGAGACGAGGTCGTAGGCGCGCCCGTCGCGGGCACCGTGGACGTAGATCGAATCTCCCTCACAGACGAACAGTTGCGTGACGAGGTGTGGTTCCTCGTCGTCGGTGAGTCCGAGGACGCCGGTTTCTTGCCCGGCGAGGAACTCCCGGATCCAGTCTTCGTCAGAAACTGCCTTACCCTGATATCGTATGTCGTCGGATGCGACGCTCGGAGAGTCGTCCATAGCGTTTGTTTTGGCGAACGGTGTGATAAGTGTACACACTACCCACATAGCTTGCGTTTGTCCTATAGTAACAACTGCAACTAGTTACACACTGCTCGCCGAGTCATCTGGCGAGCAGGTGTGCAGTGACTTGCAGTGGCTACTATAGCTGTTCATCCCGGACAGACAGATGGGCGGCGCGATACATATCGAGCGATTTTCGCCGCGAACGGCCGCTCTAAGACAAAAATTTATTAGGTGTGCCTCGAACTACCATGATATGGAGCTCTGGGACGAGATAGACGCATCCTACCGCGAGCGAACGCCAACGAGCGAACGAGCATACGAAGAACTCTACGAGCACGTGCCGGCAGGGGTCGCCAGCACGTACCGTGCGTTCGAACCGTATCCAATGGTTATCGACCGAGCGGACGGGCCGTACCTCCACGACGTCGACGGCAACCGCTACATCGACTACGACCTGAACAACGGCGCGGGCATGGTCGGCCACAACCACCCCGCCGTCACCGACGCACTGCGCGACCAACTCGAGAACGGGACGCTGTTCACCCACCCACACGAACTGCTCGGGGAGGCTGCTGAGGCGATCAAGGATCGCTGGGATCCGATCGACCTCGTTCGGTTCACCAACAGCGGCACCGAGTCGACGATGCACGCGATTCGGGTCGCCAGAGCCTACTCTGGCCGGGAGAAGGTTTTGAAGATCGAGGGCTCGTATCACGGCGCACACGACTACGTCCTGCTGAGCAAGTCGGTTCCCGCACACAAACTCGGCCACCCGAAACAGCCAACCACGGTGATCGAGAGCGAGGGTGTTCCCGAAGCGATCGCAGACACCGTCGAGATCGGCCCGTGGAACGACCTCGACGCCATCGAGTCGATTCTCGAGGAGAACGCGACCGAAATCGGGACGCTCATCGTCGAACCGATCGTGATGAACGTCGGCGTCACGCAGCCACACGGCGAGTACCTGCAGGGACTGCGCGAGCTGTGTGATGAGTACAACGTCGTCCTCATTTTCGACGAGGTCAAGACCGGCGTGAAGGTCGCACCGGGCGGTGCGGCGGAATACTACGGCGTCGAGCCCGATCTGGTCACGATGGCAAAGAGCATCGGCGGAAACACGCCCGTCGGCGCGTTCGGCGGCCGCGAAGACATCATGCGCGAGATTGAGAACGGGGCGGCCCACTACGGCACCTACAACGGCAACCCACTCGTTTTGCGCGCCGTGACGACCGTGCTGAACGAGGTGCTCACGGACGACGCCTACGACCACGTCGACGCTCTCGGCGACCGACTCGCGTCCGGTTACGAGGAAATCATGGCCGACGAGGGCCTCGCTGGCCACGTCGAACAGGTCAACTCCCAGGGCATCGTCGTCTTCACCGACGAGGAAATCAACAACTACCGCGACTTCGACGAACACGTCGACGTCGAGTTCCACGAAAACTACTGGTTCGCCATGCTCGAACGCGGCGTCCTGCCACACCCCCACCACGCCTCCCAGCAGTGGACCATCAGCGTCCAGCACGAGGACGAACACATCGACCGCCACTTAGAGGCGTTCAAGGACGTGGCTCCGATGCTCGCCGAACAGCAAGAGTCCTGACGGAGCCTGCGTTCACACCCTGTTTTTGACGCACACTGTCTCGACTGGGGCCGAAACCGAGAGCCGAAGCTGAGGCACAAGAAACGAGAGACGAGAGACGAGAGATGAGAAACGAAAACCAGAAACGAGACACGGAGCAGGGAACAGGGAATCTCGTCGCCCCGATTACTCGAGTGCCGGCCAGTACTCGCTGTGATACGTCGCGATGTCTTCGATGGTGCGCCGTGCGGAGTCGTAGTCTTCGTCCATCCAGGCCATGGGATCGTCAATGCCGGTTTCGACGCCAAGGACGCCCTCGAGAACACCGAGCGTCGCGTAGGCGAGGTGGCTGACCTGATAGCCGCCTTCCTGGACGACGGCAAGGTTGCCGCCGGCGTACTCGTCAGCGAGCACTCGTGCGCGCCGCCCCAGTTCTTCGAAGCCGCCCTTCGTGACGACGTTGCGCCCAAGCGGGTCCATCGTACCGGCGTCCTGGCCGGCGCTGATGAGCAGTAGGTCGGGATCGTACGAACGCAAGAGGGGTTCGACGATACGGTCGAAGACGTGTTCGTAGCCTTCGTCACCGGTTCCCGGCGGGAGCGGGACGTTTACGTTGTAACCCTCGCCGTCACCAGTGCCGACCTCGTCGAGGTCGCCCGTCTGCGGGTGGGCCTCGGGGTCCCACGACCAATGGTCGTTGTGGATGCCGATCACGAGCACGTCGTCGCGGTCCTCGAAGCACTCCTGCGTGCCGTTGCCGTGGTGCACGTCCCAGTCTACGATGGCGACGCGTTCGGTGTCGGTCGTCTCGAGGATGTGATCCGCTGCGACGGCGACGTTGTTGAAATAGCAGAAGCCATCGACCTGTTCCGGCTGAGCGTGGTGGCCGCTCGGTCTGAC
This genomic stretch from Natrialba magadii ATCC 43099 harbors:
- a CDS encoding pyridoxamine 5'-phosphate oxidase family protein, whose product is MDDSPSVASDDIRYQGKAVSDEDWIREFLAGQETGVLGLTDDEEPHLVTQLFVCEGDSIYVHGARDGRAYDLVSSTDEPQACFTTSEMGRFIPAEEPVNFTVEYASVVAYGPVSLLTERAEKREILESFMDKFAPQLTPGEDYEPMSEESIDRTAVYRLAVDRWSAKRGEKPADEPGAYDSPLR
- a CDS encoding aspartate aminotransferase family protein, with amino-acid sequence MELWDEIDASYRERTPTSERAYEELYEHVPAGVASTYRAFEPYPMVIDRADGPYLHDVDGNRYIDYDLNNGAGMVGHNHPAVTDALRDQLENGTLFTHPHELLGEAAEAIKDRWDPIDLVRFTNSGTESTMHAIRVARAYSGREKVLKIEGSYHGAHDYVLLSKSVPAHKLGHPKQPTTVIESEGVPEAIADTVEIGPWNDLDAIESILEENATEIGTLIVEPIVMNVGVTQPHGEYLQGLRELCDEYNVVLIFDEVKTGVKVAPGGAAEYYGVEPDLVTMAKSIGGNTPVGAFGGREDIMREIENGAAHYGTYNGNPLVLRAVTTVLNEVLTDDAYDHVDALGDRLASGYEEIMADEGLAGHVEQVNSQGIVVFTDEEINNYRDFDEHVDVEFHENYWFAMLERGVLPHPHHASQQWTISVQHEDEHIDRHLEAFKDVAPMLAEQQES
- a CDS encoding class II histone deacetylase, which gives rise to MGRTITAFWDESFIAHEQPAGEFESEWTGRLAYRQPHPDRPERLKNIYSILQAELADHVTLADVEPATRVQLERTHTADHIDDLQAFCADGGGRITAETGANEHTFRAATHAAGAACLAAEHALEHSLDNVPYAMVRPSGHHAQPEQVDGFCYFNNVAVAADHILETTDTERVAIVDWDVHHGNGTQECFEDRDDVLVIGIHNDHWSWDPEAHPQTGDLDEVGTGDGEGYNVNVPLPPGTGDEGYEHVFDRIVEPLLRSYDPDLLLISAGQDAGTMDPLGRNVVTKGGFEELGRRARVLADEYAGGNLAVVQEGGYQVSHLAYATLGVLEGVLGVETGIDDPMAWMDEDYDSARRTIEDIATYHSEYWPALE